In Methylobacterium sp. WL1, the sequence GGTCGGTCGCACGCGCTGCACTGTTCCGTGCTCGGTGGTGAACGACGGTCCCTGCTCCTGACCGGGTGTCTGCGCCTTGCGCATGACCGCAGCGTTTCGCCCGTCGGCGATAAGGTTACAGGCGTAACGTCGGACGGTCGGGCATTCGCCGCTGCCTTGCGTCGGCTATGGCGTTCCTCTGAGCAATCGTCCGCCTTCCAAATCGCACGCAACGCCATGTCCTGATCGCATCATGGCGAGGATGGGCCGTCCGCGTTTCTGCTTCGAAGCGGACAGGCCACTTCCGGCCAGACTACGCGATGCTGGATCGCCACTCGGCGTAACACCGGCCCTTCGGTTTCGCGCCCGATGTCGCCGTCCATCCAAGCCCGGCAGCATCGCGAAGGCGGACGCTGAGACAAACGTCGTGGGTCGGATCACGGGAACGCTGGTTCCCGGCTCGGGACGGACATGGGAACGTGCCGCTTCGCAAGCCTGCGAAGGTCCGGCGCTTATATGTCTTCGGATGATCCGAGGAACGCCCGTACCGTGTCGCGGAGAAAAGCCGCATCGGCCGGGTTGGTGGAGGGATTGCCGGCGCGGTGGCCCCAAATGCTGGGGATCGGCCGCAGGATGGCGTCGCGCAGGGCGGGCAGTTCGGCCGCATTGTCGGCGACGCGGAAGTAGAGGTCGGTCTCCGCGGGCATCAGCAGCAGCCTGGCCGTGATCGCGCCGAGCGCCCGCGTCAGGTCGCCGTCGAAGCGTGGATCGCGGCTGATGTCGCCCGCGTCCCAGGTGCAGAGCTGCGCGTAGAGGTCGGCCGCCGGGCGCCGCGCGAAGCGTTCCTCCCAGTCGGTGCGCAGGAAGGTGTCGAGGTCCGGCGCGCCGAGCGCGGTCCGGTGCAGGTCCGCCCGGTAGAAGTCCTGGCTGAGCGCCCAGCCGGCGTAGATGCGCCCGAAGGCCCGGAGGGACGCGGCGGGCTCGGCCGAGAAGCGGCCCGCGCCGCGATACGCGGGCGCAGCCTCCAACACCGCCATGAGGCCCTTCAGGAACACGCGGTTATGGGTGGCGGTGCGGGCGCTGCCGCAAATGATCACCGCCCGGGCGACCTGCTCGGGGAACAGCGCCGCCCAATGGTAGGCTTGCTGCGCGCCCATCGACCAGCCGTAGACGGCGTGCAGCCGCGCGATCCCCCAGGTCTCGGCGAGGAGGCGGCGCTGGGCGTGGACGTTGTCCCAGGCGGTGACGAGGCCGGGCCAGTCCGGCGTGTTGGATGGGCTCGATGACAGGCCGTTGCCGAACATGTCCGGGATGACGATGAACCACCGCTCCGGATCGAGCACGCCGTCCGGGCCGATCAGCCATTCGAGGTCGGGATGCTGGGCCGCATAGCTCGTCGGGTAGAGCACGACGTTGTCGCGCCCGGGGGCGAGGGTCCCGTGCGTCTTCCAGCGCAGCTGCGCCCCCTCCAGCACGCCGCCCGATTGGAGGGGCAGATCGCCGAGGGCGAAGGTTCCGGCGGCGCTGGCCCAGCCGGTCACGGGCGCAACGTCCGGACGAAGCCGACATGCCACTTGGCGTAGCCGCGCTGCAGCACGACGAGCCGCTCGCGCATCGCCGCGTGGGCGTCCGGCAGGCGGTGGAACGGGATCGACGGGTAGAGGTGATGCTCGGTGTGGAACGGCATGTTCCACATGAGCAGACGCATCAGGCCGTTGGTCAAGGTCGTGCGGGTGTTGGTCAGGCCGTTGTCGTCCATAGTGCAGAGCGTGTGCTCGGTGAGCAGGTAGAGCCGCAGGAACGGCTGCCCGAGGAGCTGCGGACCGATCCAGAACACCAGGGGCGCCCACCATCCGACCAGCACCATGGCCAGAACCGAGACGCCGAGCAGGACGGCGCACATCAGCCGGAGCGACCGGATGATGCGCGGCGCGGCGCGCTCCGTGATGAAAGGGTAGGCCGAAAGATCGCCGCGCAGGCCGGC encodes:
- a CDS encoding alpha/beta fold hydrolase, producing MTGWASAAGTFALGDLPLQSGGVLEGAQLRWKTHGTLAPGRDNVVLYPTSYAAQHPDLEWLIGPDGVLDPERWFIVIPDMFGNGLSSSPSNTPDWPGLVTAWDNVHAQRRLLAETWGIARLHAVYGWSMGAQQAYHWAALFPEQVARAVIICGSARTATHNRVFLKGLMAVLEAAPAYRGAGRFSAEPAASLRAFGRIYAGWALSQDFYRADLHRTALGAPDLDTFLRTDWEERFARRPAADLYAQLCTWDAGDISRDPRFDGDLTRALGAITARLLLMPAETDLYFRVADNAAELPALRDAILRPIPSIWGHRAGNPSTNPADAAFLRDTVRAFLGSSEDI